One region of Streptomyces leeuwenhoekii genomic DNA includes:
- a CDS encoding ABC transporter ATP-binding protein yields the protein MRAVDLRCSYAEFEAVRGVSLDVFPGELYALLGTNGAGKTTVLETLEGHRRPSSGQVEVLGRDPAGDRHLIRRQVGMMLQESGFAGELTALETIRMWAGLSTVPSDPRRALEAVDLTHRSQVRVQNLSGGERRRLDFALATLNAPRVLFLDEPTTGLDPESRVRMWELIDESVRTGTTVLLTTHYLEEAEALADRIAIMHEGRIVVSGDKQGLLSREPSVISFRTDTAGEARPPDLPDVLEPPVRRPGGRVEIRSFQPQRDLSSLLQWSYDQGTELEGLEVRRASLEHLFKAVVRGERTDGTAAPKETSR from the coding sequence GTGAGAGCAGTGGATCTGCGCTGCTCCTATGCTGAGTTCGAAGCCGTCCGAGGGGTGAGCCTCGATGTCTTTCCGGGGGAGCTGTACGCCCTCCTGGGAACCAACGGAGCGGGGAAGACCACCGTTCTGGAAACCCTCGAAGGCCATCGGCGCCCCTCGTCGGGACAGGTGGAGGTGCTGGGCCGCGACCCGGCCGGCGACCGGCACCTGATCCGCCGCCAGGTGGGCATGATGCTCCAGGAGTCCGGCTTCGCCGGTGAGCTCACCGCCCTGGAGACGATCCGCATGTGGGCCGGGCTGAGCACCGTGCCGTCCGACCCGAGGCGGGCACTGGAAGCCGTCGACCTGACCCACCGGAGCCAGGTGCGGGTCCAGAACCTCTCCGGTGGAGAGCGCCGCCGGCTCGACTTCGCCCTGGCCACCCTCAACGCGCCCAGGGTGCTCTTCCTCGACGAGCCGACGACGGGTCTGGACCCCGAATCGCGCGTCCGGATGTGGGAACTGATCGACGAATCGGTCCGGACGGGGACGACCGTGCTGCTCACCACCCACTACCTGGAAGAGGCCGAAGCCCTCGCCGACCGCATCGCCATCATGCACGAGGGCCGCATCGTGGTGAGCGGGGACAAGCAGGGTCTGCTCTCCCGCGAGCCCTCGGTGATCTCCTTCCGGACGGACACCGCCGGCGAGGCGCGACCGCCGGATCTGCCGGACGTCCTGGAGCCCCCGGTGCGACGCCCCGGGGGCAGGGTGGAGATCCGCAGCTTCCAGCCGCAGCGGGACCTGTCCTCGCTGCTCCAGTGGTCGTACGACCAGGGCACCGAGCTCGAAGGGCTGGAGGTGCGCCGCGCGTCGCTGGAGCACCTGTTCAAGGCCGTCGTACGCGGTGAGCGGACGGACGGCACGGCAGCGCCGAAGGAGACGAGCCGGTGA
- a CDS encoding ABC transporter permease, which produces MSVPGSGLAVKGVMVIAATELKLVVRNRAAAALALLMPVAIGAYLAFKTPDLGAQGQAELWVWVVTLQVAALLGFTVYITTTISFAARRQDLYLKRLRSGEQSDLVIILGLAVPPLLLSVLQLAVILGMSGVGGLPAPRAWWFLVAAVAGGGLMCSAVGVLTSVWTRGAESAQITTAPFFFLLLMGTVLAMRAGPDASPLQLALPGGSVAELIRLAWTSDGGVASAGTAACAVLAGWVVLPLLLAVRTFRWSPRQ; this is translated from the coding sequence GTGAGCGTTCCCGGAAGCGGCCTCGCGGTCAAAGGCGTGATGGTCATCGCCGCCACCGAGCTGAAGCTCGTGGTCCGCAACCGTGCGGCCGCCGCACTGGCGCTGCTGATGCCGGTCGCCATCGGCGCCTACCTCGCCTTCAAGACACCCGACCTCGGCGCCCAGGGCCAGGCGGAACTGTGGGTGTGGGTGGTCACCCTCCAGGTCGCGGCGCTGCTGGGGTTCACCGTGTACATCACCACCACGATCTCCTTCGCCGCCCGCCGCCAGGACCTCTACCTCAAGCGTCTGCGCTCGGGGGAGCAGAGCGACCTGGTGATCATCCTCGGACTGGCCGTCCCCCCGCTGCTGCTCTCCGTACTGCAACTCGCGGTCATCCTGGGCATGTCGGGCGTCGGCGGACTGCCGGCGCCCCGGGCATGGTGGTTCCTGGTGGCGGCGGTCGCCGGAGGCGGCCTGATGTGCTCGGCCGTCGGGGTACTGACGAGTGTCTGGACCCGGGGCGCCGAAAGCGCCCAGATCACCACCGCCCCGTTCTTCTTCCTGCTGCTGATGGGCACCGTCCTCGCGATGCGCGCGGGCCCCGACGCCTCGCCGCTCCAGCTCGCGCTTCCGGGGGGTTCCGTCGCCGAGTTGATCCGGCTGGCCTGGACCTCCGACGGCGGCGTCGCCTCCGCCGGGACCGCGGCCTGCGCCGTCCTCGCCGGGTGGGTGGTGCTGCCCCTGCTGCTGGCGGTCAGGACCTTCCGCTGGTCCCCCCGCCAGTGA
- a CDS encoding GNAT family N-acetyltransferase, producing the protein MGDTWTTRAETGADIPAIREILLAAFPTALEADLVDALRADPAAWIDGLSLVAADDDGRPAGYALLTRCHIGDSPALCLGPCAVPPERHNRGAGSAAIRAALAAARARGEHHVVVLGHPAYYPRFGFTRASAHGIGLTVDVPDEALMALTLDTGRPLPAGTVRYAAPFGI; encoded by the coding sequence ATGGGCGACACCTGGACCACACGCGCCGAGACCGGCGCCGACATCCCCGCGATCCGCGAGATCCTCCTCGCGGCCTTCCCCACGGCTCTGGAAGCCGACCTCGTGGACGCGCTCCGCGCCGATCCGGCCGCGTGGATCGACGGCCTCTCCCTCGTCGCCGCGGACGACGACGGACGGCCCGCGGGTTACGCGCTGCTGACCCGCTGCCACATCGGCGACAGCCCGGCCCTGTGCCTGGGGCCGTGCGCCGTCCCGCCCGAGCGGCACAACCGCGGAGCCGGGTCCGCCGCCATCCGCGCGGCGCTGGCCGCGGCCCGCGCCCGGGGCGAGCACCACGTCGTCGTCCTGGGGCACCCGGCGTACTACCCCCGGTTCGGCTTCACCAGGGCCTCCGCCCACGGCATCGGCCTGACCGTCGACGTCCCGGACGAGGCCCTGATGGCCCTCACCCTCGACACCGGCCGTCCGCTGCCGGCGGGAACCGTGCGCTACGCCGCGCCGTTCGGAATCTGA
- a CDS encoding lipase family protein, translated as MPARRRLLAAAVTAALALGAQAVPAAAGTAAAEVSRGATVPAFYTPPAALPEADGALVRSEPLRLALSLPSLGGPLPGRATRLMYKSTDANGEPVAVTGAYIEPSAAWRGGGPRPLVAVAPGTMGQGDQCAASLGLEHPLKIDGDTVSVGYEDLSIYRLLARGIAVVVTDYVGLGATDRLHTYVNRVDGAHAVLDAVRAARALDSASVTADSPVGLFGYSQGGGATAAAAELQPSYAPDVRLAGTYSGAPPADLTEVTGAIDGSDLAGALGWSLNGFLQTEPSLRPIADRYLNDAGREALADLSTRCVGDALFAYGSSRSTAWTTTGQSLGEIIAAEPTLRTFLGKQRIGTLKPSGPVRVATGVNDDLVPHAQSRRMAVDWCRLGGNVTYAPVVLPDVGRGLLNHFGPLLTDQGDAISWLTDRLSGEPAAANCRTLPLLP; from the coding sequence ATGCCCGCACGCAGACGCCTGCTCGCCGCGGCCGTCACCGCGGCACTCGCCCTGGGCGCCCAGGCGGTGCCCGCCGCCGCCGGCACCGCGGCGGCCGAGGTCTCCCGCGGTGCCACCGTCCCCGCCTTCTACACCCCGCCCGCCGCCCTTCCCGAGGCCGACGGCGCGCTGGTGCGCAGCGAGCCGCTGCGGCTGGCGCTGAGCCTGCCCAGCCTCGGCGGGCCACTGCCGGGCCGGGCCACCCGCCTGATGTACAAGTCCACGGACGCCAACGGTGAACCCGTCGCCGTGACCGGCGCCTACATCGAGCCGTCGGCGGCCTGGCGGGGCGGCGGCCCGCGCCCGCTGGTCGCCGTCGCCCCCGGCACCATGGGCCAGGGCGACCAGTGCGCCGCGTCCCTGGGCCTGGAGCACCCGCTGAAGATCGACGGCGACACCGTGTCGGTCGGCTACGAGGACCTGTCGATCTACCGGCTGCTGGCCCGCGGCATCGCCGTCGTCGTCACCGACTACGTCGGTCTCGGCGCCACCGACCGGCTGCACACCTACGTCAACCGCGTCGACGGGGCCCACGCCGTCCTGGACGCCGTGCGCGCCGCGCGCGCCCTCGACTCGGCGTCCGTCACGGCGGACTCCCCGGTGGGGCTGTTCGGATACAGCCAGGGGGGCGGCGCCACGGCCGCCGCCGCCGAGCTCCAGCCCTCCTACGCCCCGGACGTCCGGCTCGCGGGCACCTACTCCGGAGCTCCGCCCGCGGACCTGACCGAGGTCACCGGGGCGATCGACGGAAGCGACCTGGCGGGAGCCCTGGGCTGGTCGCTGAACGGCTTCCTGCAGACCGAGCCGTCCCTGCGGCCCATCGCCGACCGGTACCTCAACGACGCGGGGCGCGAGGCCCTGGCGGACCTGTCCACCCGGTGCGTCGGCGACGCGCTGTTCGCGTACGGGTCCTCCCGCAGTACGGCGTGGACCACCACGGGGCAGTCGCTCGGCGAGATCATCGCGGCCGAGCCCACCCTGCGGACGTTCCTCGGCAAGCAGCGCATCGGCACGCTGAAGCCCAGCGGCCCGGTCCGGGTGGCCACCGGCGTCAACGACGATCTGGTCCCGCACGCCCAGTCCCGGCGGATGGCCGTCGACTGGTGCCGGCTGGGCGGGAACGTCACCTACGCCCCGGTGGTCCTGCCCGACGTCGGCCGGGGGCTGCTCAACCACTTCGGGCCGCTGCTGACCGACCAGGGCGACGCGATCTCCTGGCTCACGGACCGGCTGTCGGGCGAGCCGGCCGCCGCCAACTGCCGGACGCTGCCTCTGCTGCCGTAA
- a CDS encoding glycoside hydrolase family 65 protein: protein MTAWTWQYDGYDPAAERLRESLCTLGNGYVATRGALPECAADDVHYPGTYAAGCYNRLTSTVAGRRVENEDMVNLPNWLPLRFRLPGGDWLTPDTAPVLGHRQSVHLDCGLLERHTRYGLGDGRVLDVRQRRLVHMADPHLAALHTELTAQGGAVELDAEAALDGGVTNAGVARYRELEGRHLTHVHTGDAAPGIVWLRCRTRTSDIRFGLAARVTADVPVVAAHAQPRAVQRMRLRVDPGRTTVVDKTVALHTSRDAAISDPLQAAVDRVEAAPAFDALLRSHRTAWNQLWRRAELEVPGEAGHILRLHLFHVLQTLSPHTADLDVGVPARGLHGEAYRGHVFWDELFVLPYLNLHFPEVSRALLHYRHRRLDPARTAARALGRRGARYPWQSGSDGREETQQLHLNPRSGRWLPDHSHLQHHVGSAIAYNVWQYCEASGDAEFLHTKGAEMLLEIARFWADSAAWDAGLGRHRIPGVVGPDEYHDAYPGAGRPGLDDNAYTNVTAAWVLARTLEVLRTLPEPRRREVVERTGLDGGELERWEDVSRTLHVPFHDGVVSQFDGYGDLAELDWEDYRRRYGDIRRLDRILEAEGDTVNRYRASKQADVLMLGYLFSPAELRGLFERLGYRLDEETWQRTVDHYLARTSHGSTLSGLVHGWILARCRRAEAWAFCQEALKGDVADLQGGTTGEGIHLGAMAGTLDLVQRGLTGLETRAGALWLDPVPLPELSSYGFSLRYQGDWGVRLRLEHGLLEIAVPPSDPVPIDVRLPDRTVRVRPGDTCRLALPD from the coding sequence GTGACGGCGTGGACCTGGCAGTACGACGGATACGACCCCGCGGCCGAGCGGCTGCGGGAGTCGCTGTGCACGCTGGGCAACGGCTACGTCGCCACCCGGGGAGCGCTGCCCGAGTGCGCCGCGGACGACGTGCACTACCCCGGCACCTATGCGGCCGGGTGCTACAACCGGCTCACCTCCACCGTCGCCGGGCGCCGGGTGGAGAACGAGGACATGGTCAACCTGCCCAACTGGCTGCCGCTGCGCTTCCGCCTGCCCGGCGGGGACTGGCTCACCCCCGACACGGCACCGGTGCTCGGACACCGCCAGAGCGTCCACCTCGACTGCGGCCTGCTGGAGCGCCACACCCGCTACGGGCTCGGCGACGGACGCGTGCTGGACGTGCGCCAGCGGCGCCTGGTCCACATGGCCGACCCCCACCTGGCCGCGCTGCACACCGAGTTGACGGCACAGGGCGGCGCCGTCGAACTCGACGCCGAGGCCGCGCTGGACGGAGGCGTCACCAACGCGGGCGTGGCGCGTTACCGGGAACTGGAGGGCCGCCACCTCACCCATGTGCACACCGGCGACGCCGCCCCCGGCATCGTGTGGCTGCGCTGCCGCACCCGCACCTCCGACATCCGGTTCGGCCTGGCGGCCCGCGTCACCGCCGACGTGCCCGTCGTGGCCGCGCACGCGCAGCCGCGCGCCGTCCAGCGGATGCGGCTGCGCGTCGACCCCGGACGCACCACCGTCGTCGACAAGACGGTGGCCCTGCACACCTCCCGCGACGCGGCCATCAGCGACCCCTTGCAGGCCGCCGTGGACCGGGTGGAGGCGGCCCCGGCCTTCGACGCGCTGCTGCGCTCCCACCGCACGGCGTGGAACCAGCTCTGGCGCCGGGCCGAGCTGGAGGTCCCCGGAGAGGCGGGCCACATCCTGCGCCTGCACCTGTTCCACGTCCTGCAGACCCTCTCCCCGCACACCGCGGACCTGGACGTCGGCGTGCCCGCCCGGGGGCTGCACGGGGAGGCGTACCGCGGCCATGTCTTCTGGGACGAGCTGTTCGTCCTGCCCTACCTCAACCTGCACTTCCCCGAGGTCTCCCGCGCCCTGCTCCACTACCGGCACCGCCGCCTGGACCCCGCCCGCACCGCGGCCCGCGCGCTCGGCCGGCGGGGCGCGCGGTATCCGTGGCAGAGCGGCAGCGACGGACGTGAGGAGACCCAGCAGCTCCACCTCAACCCGCGCTCGGGGCGCTGGCTGCCGGACCACTCCCACCTCCAGCACCACGTCGGATCGGCGATCGCCTACAACGTGTGGCAGTACTGCGAGGCCAGCGGCGACGCGGAGTTCCTGCACACCAAGGGCGCCGAGATGCTGCTGGAGATCGCCCGCTTCTGGGCCGACTCCGCCGCCTGGGACGCCGGGCTGGGACGGCACCGCATCCCGGGCGTCGTCGGCCCCGACGAGTACCACGACGCCTACCCCGGCGCCGGACGGCCCGGCCTGGACGACAACGCGTACACCAACGTCACCGCCGCCTGGGTCCTCGCCCGCACCCTGGAGGTGCTGCGGACCCTGCCCGAACCCCGCCGGCGCGAAGTCGTCGAACGCACCGGCCTGGACGGCGGCGAACTGGAGCGGTGGGAGGACGTCTCCCGCACCCTCCACGTGCCCTTCCACGACGGTGTCGTCAGCCAGTTCGACGGTTACGGCGACCTCGCCGAACTCGACTGGGAGGACTACCGCCGCCGGTACGGCGACATCCGGCGGCTGGACCGGATCCTGGAGGCGGAGGGCGACACCGTCAACCGCTACCGGGCGTCCAAGCAGGCCGACGTGCTGATGCTCGGCTACCTCTTCTCCCCGGCCGAACTGCGCGGCCTGTTCGAGCGGCTCGGCTACCGGCTCGACGAGGAGACCTGGCAGCGCACCGTCGACCACTACCTCGCCCGCACCAGCCACGGCTCCACCCTCAGCGGCCTGGTCCACGGGTGGATCCTGGCCCGCTGCCGGCGCGCCGAGGCGTGGGCGTTCTGCCAGGAGGCCCTCAAGGGCGATGTCGCCGACCTCCAGGGCGGCACCACCGGCGAGGGCATCCACCTCGGCGCCATGGCCGGCACCCTCGACCTCGTCCAGCGGGGCCTGACCGGCCTGGAGACCCGCGCCGGGGCGCTGTGGCTGGACCCCGTGCCGCTGCCGGAGCTGTCCTCCTACGGGTTCTCCCTCCGGTACCAGGGTGACTGGGGTGTGCGGCTGCGACTGGAGCACGGCCTGCTGGAGATCGCCGTACCGCCGTCCGACCCGGTCCCCATCGACGTCCGCCTCCCGGACCGCACGGTCCGGGTCCGGCCGGGCGACACCTGCCGTCTCGCCCTCCCTGACTGA
- a CDS encoding universal stress protein, with protein MVNPVVVGVDGSPSSLAAVEVAAREAALRGTELRLVHAFGGPSVHMPPHVRPWSPATAGLRELVDGTLAEAERRARGAAPRVRITRDVTVGEPVVVLEIESRTASLVVVGSRGLSGFGSLLLGSTGVHLAAHARCPVLVVRGRPEPAGPVLLAADGSPAGQAAVAFAFAEASLRGTGLLALHVWSTRTERAYDGPADPPFVTYDEGHLRDEEEHMLAAALAGHRERHPGVDVESRLVRGRVRAALIDASGAAQLVVAGARGRGGFTGLLLGSVSQALLHHAHCPVAVVRSGPR; from the coding sequence ATGGTGAACCCGGTGGTGGTCGGGGTGGACGGCTCGCCCTCCAGCCTGGCCGCGGTGGAGGTCGCGGCGCGCGAGGCCGCCCTGCGCGGCACCGAGCTGCGGCTGGTGCACGCCTTCGGCGGCCCGTCGGTGCACATGCCGCCCCATGTGCGGCCGTGGAGCCCCGCCACGGCGGGACTGCGCGAGCTGGTCGACGGGACCCTGGCCGAAGCGGAGCGGCGCGCCCGCGGGGCCGCGCCCCGGGTGCGGATCACCCGTGACGTCACCGTGGGGGAGCCGGTCGTGGTGCTGGAGATCGAGTCGCGCACCGCCTCGCTGGTGGTGGTCGGCAGCCGCGGCCTGAGCGGATTCGGCAGCCTGCTGCTCGGCTCGACGGGCGTGCATCTGGCCGCCCACGCCCGCTGCCCGGTGCTGGTGGTACGCGGCAGGCCGGAGCCGGCGGGCCCCGTGCTGCTGGCGGCCGACGGCTCGCCCGCCGGGCAGGCGGCCGTCGCGTTCGCCTTCGCCGAGGCGTCCCTGCGCGGGACCGGCCTGCTGGCGCTGCACGTGTGGAGCACCCGGACCGAACGCGCCTACGACGGTCCCGCCGATCCGCCCTTCGTGACGTACGACGAGGGGCATCTGCGCGACGAGGAGGAGCACATGCTCGCCGCGGCGCTCGCCGGCCACCGGGAGCGCCATCCGGGCGTCGACGTGGAGTCCCGGCTGGTCCGCGGACGGGTCCGCGCCGCCCTGATCGACGCGAGCGGCGCGGCCCAGCTGGTCGTGGCCGGTGCGCGGGGCCGGGGCGGTTTCACGGGCCTGCTGCTCGGCTCGGTCAGCCAGGCCCTGCTGCACCACGCCCACTGTCCCGTGGCCGTGGTGCGCTCGGGTCCGCGGTGA
- a CDS encoding MFS transporter, with amino-acid sequence MPDGRPGPRGRATVPKTVADMPRQVREELSRRLHRKKGAFREEDVQVVERPLLKRAVGASALGNCMEWFDFGVYSYLAATIGKVFFPGASPGAQLISSFATFAAAFVVRPLGGLVFGPLGDRIGRQKVLATTMIMMAIGTFSIGLIPGYASIGIAAPALLLLARMVQGFSTGGEYGGATTFVAEYSPDRRRGFLSSWLDFGTFVGYALGSALVTVLNLALTDAEMLSWGWRIPFLIAGPLGLIGLYMRLKLEESPAFQKQLDEHEKSLAQASAGSEFKTIIRRHWRPLLVCMGLVLLYNVTNYMVTGFLPTYQTENVGRSTSFADLLVLIGMVWIVLLITFLGRLSDRVGRRPLYAVGAAAMIVLAVPAFLLLKADGTWQPVVGVLVLSTLLACFAAPSAATLPALFPTAVRYAAMGIGFNFAVAAFGGTTPLVTEALVNATGNDLVPAFYLMAAGLIGLVTVRFLPESAQVPLNGSQPMVGSRQELRDLIRTSRELYHFDEDRSAAR; translated from the coding sequence ATGCCCGACGGACGGCCCGGTCCGCGCGGCCGGGCGACGGTGCCGAAGACGGTCGCCGACATGCCGCGGCAGGTCCGCGAGGAGCTGTCGCGCCGGCTCCACCGGAAGAAAGGGGCCTTCCGCGAGGAGGACGTCCAGGTCGTCGAACGGCCCCTGCTCAAGCGCGCGGTCGGCGCCTCCGCGCTCGGCAACTGCATGGAGTGGTTCGACTTCGGCGTCTACAGCTATCTCGCCGCCACCATCGGCAAGGTCTTCTTCCCCGGCGCGTCTCCGGGCGCTCAGTTGATCTCCTCCTTCGCGACCTTCGCCGCGGCCTTCGTCGTCCGTCCGCTCGGCGGCCTGGTCTTCGGGCCCCTCGGAGACCGCATCGGCCGGCAGAAGGTGCTCGCCACCACCATGATCATGATGGCGATCGGCACCTTCTCCATCGGCCTGATCCCCGGCTACGCGAGCATCGGCATCGCGGCCCCCGCCCTGCTGCTGCTCGCCCGCATGGTCCAGGGCTTCTCGACCGGAGGCGAGTACGGCGGCGCCACCACGTTCGTCGCCGAGTACTCACCGGACCGGCGGCGCGGCTTCCTCTCGAGCTGGCTCGACTTCGGCACCTTCGTCGGCTACGCGCTCGGCTCGGCGCTGGTCACCGTGTTGAACCTGGCGCTCACGGACGCCGAGATGCTCTCCTGGGGCTGGCGGATCCCGTTCCTGATCGCCGGCCCGCTCGGCCTGATCGGTCTGTACATGCGGCTGAAGCTGGAGGAGTCGCCCGCCTTCCAGAAGCAGCTCGACGAACACGAGAAGAGCCTCGCCCAGGCATCGGCGGGCAGCGAGTTCAAGACGATCATCCGCAGGCACTGGCGTCCGCTCCTGGTCTGCATGGGCCTGGTCCTGCTCTACAACGTCACCAACTACATGGTCACCGGCTTCCTGCCGACCTACCAGACGGAGAACGTGGGCCGCTCCACCAGCTTCGCCGACCTGCTGGTGCTGATCGGCATGGTGTGGATCGTCCTGCTGATCACCTTCCTCGGGCGGCTCAGCGACCGCGTCGGGCGCCGCCCGCTCTACGCGGTCGGCGCCGCCGCGATGATCGTCCTCGCGGTCCCGGCCTTCCTGCTGCTGAAGGCGGACGGCACCTGGCAGCCCGTCGTCGGCGTGCTGGTGCTGTCCACCCTGTTGGCCTGCTTCGCCGCGCCGAGCGCCGCCACGCTGCCGGCGCTCTTCCCCACCGCCGTGCGGTACGCGGCCATGGGCATCGGCTTCAACTTCGCCGTCGCCGCCTTCGGCGGTACCACACCGCTGGTCACCGAGGCCCTCGTGAACGCCACCGGCAACGATCTGGTGCCGGCCTTCTATCTGATGGCGGCCGGGCTGATCGGGCTGGTGACGGTGCGGTTCCTGCCGGAGAGCGCCCAGGTGCCGCTCAACGGCTCGCAGCCGATGGTCGGTTCGCGGCAGGAGCTGCGGGACCTGATCAGGACGTCCAGGGAGCTCTACCACTTCGACGAGGACCGCTCCGCCGCGCGGTAG
- a CDS encoding lamin tail domain-containing protein, producing MRKRHALAVVSAGICGLVTAAPAQAAEYSSALKIKAIQYDAPGRDSNRCSGGNTKDEYLVIKNYSRTATVNLKGYVVKDATGNRFAFTANHHLQPGDFIKLRGGRGTDSDAGNVVYRQNCNFIWNNDKDTIYFCKPSGARADVHSYTRSANDRDGNGYITYHG from the coding sequence ATGCGTAAGCGTCATGCCCTGGCCGTCGTGTCCGCCGGAATATGCGGCCTGGTGACCGCGGCTCCGGCCCAGGCCGCCGAGTACTCGTCGGCGCTGAAGATCAAGGCGATCCAGTACGACGCTCCCGGCCGGGACTCCAACCGGTGCTCGGGCGGCAACACCAAGGACGAGTACCTGGTCATCAAGAACTACTCGCGCACCGCGACGGTGAACCTCAAGGGGTACGTCGTCAAGGACGCCACCGGCAACCGGTTCGCCTTCACCGCGAACCACCACCTCCAGCCCGGCGATTTCATCAAGCTGCGCGGCGGCCGCGGCACCGACTCCGACGCCGGCAACGTCGTCTACCGCCAGAACTGCAACTTCATCTGGAACAACGACAAGGACACCATCTACTTCTGCAAGCCGTCCGGCGCCCGCGCCGACGTGCACTCCTACACGAGGTCCGCCAACGACCGCGACGGCAACGGCTACATCACCTACCACGGCTGA
- a CDS encoding LLM class flavin-dependent oxidoreductase → MPSISIMYPTMPSRIESVVPYARLAEHSSGRRLWLGQSLCVETHAVFAALTGRGLDIGFGSDVALMPMRHPLTAAVDARSVAALSGRTYIAGIGPGDTEIQRRMLGSVYERPVSATRHYIRMMRTLLDGGTVEETEGPWATEGLRLPPMKNAPVEIGLGVLREPMARLAGEAADWAITWLTPLDYLSGRLMPAMAFAARAAQRPAPRVAALVHCAVARPDRDLARVCLSAVQGHLSAPHYTDMLNRAGVPVDRRDPRTGAELLVRHGVMATGTAQDIAAALGAYHAAGVDEVIISVGGVQVAEGTRAALRDLADILQAAEHSAPRGPAPAA, encoded by the coding sequence ATGCCCAGCATCAGCATCATGTACCCGACCATGCCGTCGAGGATCGAGTCGGTGGTGCCCTACGCGCGTCTCGCGGAGCACTCCTCGGGACGGCGGCTCTGGCTCGGCCAGTCCCTGTGCGTCGAGACGCACGCGGTGTTCGCCGCGCTCACCGGCCGAGGACTCGACATCGGCTTCGGGTCCGACGTCGCCCTGATGCCGATGCGTCACCCGCTGACCGCCGCCGTCGACGCCAGGTCCGTGGCGGCGCTCTCCGGGCGGACCTACATCGCCGGGATCGGGCCCGGCGACACGGAGATACAGCGTCGCATGCTGGGGTCCGTGTACGAGCGGCCCGTCTCCGCGACCCGTCACTACATCCGGATGATGCGCACCCTGCTCGACGGCGGCACCGTGGAGGAGACCGAGGGGCCGTGGGCGACCGAGGGCCTGCGGCTGCCGCCGATGAAGAACGCGCCGGTGGAGATCGGCCTCGGCGTCCTGCGGGAACCGATGGCGCGGCTGGCCGGGGAAGCCGCCGACTGGGCCATCACCTGGCTCACGCCCCTCGACTACCTGAGCGGCCGGCTGATGCCGGCCATGGCCTTCGCCGCCCGCGCCGCGCAGCGGCCCGCCCCCCGAGTGGCCGCCCTCGTGCACTGTGCCGTCGCCCGACCGGACCGGGACCTCGCCCGGGTCTGCCTGAGCGCCGTACAGGGGCATCTGTCGGCCCCGCACTACACCGACATGCTCAACCGGGCCGGGGTCCCGGTCGACCGGCGCGACCCGCGCACCGGGGCCGAACTGCTGGTCCGGCACGGCGTGATGGCGACCGGAACGGCACAGGACATCGCCGCCGCCCTCGGGGCCTACCACGCGGCGGGTGTCGACGAGGTCATCATCAGCGTCGGCGGTGTGCAGGTGGCGGAGGGTACGCGGGCCGCGCTGCGGGACCTGGCGGACATCCTCCAGGCGGCCGAGCACAGCGCGCCCCGGGGCCCGGCACCGGCCGCCTGA